A genomic stretch from Deinococcus radiotolerans includes:
- a CDS encoding DUF4870 domain-containing protein codes for MIRSPLTIPEPDRTPAIITHLSPLAGFLIPTLGNLLGPLVAWLAFRDRSCALDDQGKEALNFQLSWWLYSLVLGVLAFVLFSLGLLGGAVGAAAGAPDVGAFAFLGSFGAFFLLFLPVLLITSVVPFVFMILAVVRVSAGQAYHYPLSIRFLR; via the coding sequence ATGATCCGCTCGCCGCTGACCATCCCGGAACCTGACCGTACGCCTGCGATCATCACGCACCTGTCGCCACTGGCGGGGTTCCTGATTCCCACGCTGGGGAACCTGCTGGGGCCGCTGGTGGCGTGGCTGGCGTTCCGGGACCGCAGCTGCGCGCTGGATGATCAGGGCAAGGAAGCACTGAACTTCCAGCTCAGCTGGTGGCTGTACTCGCTGGTGCTGGGGGTGCTGGCGTTCGTGCTGTTCAGCCTGGGCCTGCTGGGCGGCGCGGTGGGGGCGGCGGCGGGCGCGCCGGACGTGGGGGCCTTCGCGTTTCTGGGGTCGTTCGGGGCGTTCTTCCTGCTGTTCCTGCCGGTGCTGCTGATCACGAGCGTGGTGCCGTTCGTGTTCATGATCCTGGCGGTGGTGCGGGTCAGTGCGGGGCAGGCGTACCACTACCCGCTGAGCATCCGCTTCCTGAGGTAA
- the rnhA gene encoding ribonuclease HI, which yields MSRPHRPQSAAQKAQAAARDRLPIKAGIQPGEPITGENVELYSDGACDTQAGHGGWATILNYRGKELVLSGHEEGTTNNRMELRGLLEGLKVLKRPCQVRVVTDSQYLRKAFTDGWILKWQCNGWKTAGGDPVKNQDLWEELIEQARTHALTFVWVKGHAGHGENERVDELAVQERKKLRRK from the coding sequence ATGTCCCGCCCGCACCGCCCCCAGTCCGCCGCGCAGAAAGCGCAGGCCGCCGCGCGCGACCGCCTGCCCATCAAGGCCGGCATCCAGCCGGGCGAACCCATCACCGGCGAGAACGTCGAGCTGTACAGCGACGGCGCGTGCGACACGCAGGCCGGACACGGCGGCTGGGCCACCATCCTCAACTACAGGGGCAAGGAACTCGTCCTGAGCGGCCACGAGGAAGGCACCACCAACAACCGCATGGAACTGCGCGGCCTCCTTGAGGGTCTGAAGGTCCTCAAACGGCCCTGCCAGGTGCGGGTCGTCACCGACAGCCAGTACCTGCGCAAGGCCTTCACGGACGGCTGGATCCTGAAGTGGCAATGCAACGGCTGGAAGACCGCCGGGGGCGACCCCGTGAAAAACCAGGACCTGTGGGAGGAACTGATTGAGCAGGCCAGGACGCACGCCCTGACGTTCGTGTGGGTCAAGGGGCACGCCGGGCACGGCGAGAACGAACGCGTGGATGAACTCGCCGTGCAGGAACGCAAGAAACTCCGGCGGAAGTAG
- a CDS encoding HD domain-containing protein, with protein sequence MDRLHLWPEPLRAQPWMGDAGNLAALAEDVDTLLSACGREVTREHVPRVMTEARRLARHFGVPEGAAAQAALLHDLGGIVPRAEMVPLCEALGIPICPEERQMLLHAQLSVVLARERYGVTAAGMGQAIRYHTTLHAAPSALDLVVFLADKLEWDQGGPPPYQAALRRALRNGLEGGATWMLRWMASPEARLLVPHPDLRAAWATFGVTALV encoded by the coding sequence ATGGACCGCCTGCACCTCTGGCCTGAGCCCCTGCGGGCGCAGCCCTGGATGGGTGACGCGGGCAACCTGGCCGCGCTGGCCGAGGACGTGGATACCCTGCTGTCGGCGTGCGGGCGTGAGGTGACCCGTGAGCACGTCCCGCGCGTCATGACCGAGGCGCGCCGACTGGCCCGGCACTTCGGTGTGCCAGAGGGGGCGGCCGCGCAGGCGGCCCTGCTGCACGACCTGGGTGGGATCGTGCCGCGTGCAGAGATGGTGCCGCTGTGCGAGGCGTTGGGAATCCCGATCTGCCCGGAGGAGCGGCAGATGCTGCTGCACGCGCAGCTGAGCGTCGTGCTGGCGCGCGAGCGGTACGGGGTTACGGCCGCAGGCATGGGACAGGCCATCCGGTACCACACGACGCTCCACGCCGCCCCAAGCGCGCTGGATCTGGTGGTGTTCCTGGCCGACAAGCTGGAATGGGATCAGGGTGGTCCGCCGCCCTACCAAGCGGCGCTGCGGCGGGCGTTGCGGAACGGACTGGAGGGGGGCGCGACGTGGATGCTGCGCTGGATGGCGTCCCCGGAAGCGCGGCTGCTGGTGCCGCACCCCGACCTGCGGGCCGCCTGGGCAACGTTCGGCGTGACCGCGCTCGTCTGA
- a CDS encoding PIG-L deacetylase family protein, with translation MRIMAVFAHPDDEIGCIGTLAKHAARGDEVLLVWTTLGELASQFGDTSHEEVTRVRREHGAWVAQRIGARYHFFDMGDSRMTGGRAEALQLARLYAQFRPNAVITWSDDHPHPDHRMTAKIAFDAVTLARIPKIINEAGGAAMPPAPDLSGDAAPESGEDVRRLDAWREPVRFYQYYAPASPYPEVFVNTVDTLDVAVEVMEFYQAFYKWQWTAEQYRAARVDLGRLAGAGAAERFNLRVTHLPARDYLH, from the coding sequence ATGCGGATCATGGCTGTGTTTGCGCACCCGGACGACGAGATCGGGTGCATCGGGACGCTCGCGAAGCACGCGGCGCGCGGGGACGAGGTGCTGCTGGTCTGGACGACGCTGGGGGAACTGGCCAGTCAGTTCGGGGACACCTCGCACGAGGAGGTGACCCGCGTGCGCCGGGAACACGGCGCGTGGGTCGCCCAGAGGATCGGGGCGCGGTACCACTTCTTCGACATGGGGGACAGCCGTATGACGGGCGGGCGCGCCGAGGCCCTGCAACTGGCGCGGCTGTACGCGCAGTTCCGGCCGAACGCGGTGATCACCTGGAGTGACGATCACCCGCACCCGGATCACCGGATGACGGCGAAGATCGCGTTCGACGCGGTCACGCTGGCGCGCATCCCGAAGATCATCAACGAGGCGGGCGGGGCCGCCATGCCACCTGCCCCGGACCTCAGCGGGGACGCCGCGCCGGAGAGTGGCGAGGACGTCCGCCGACTGGACGCGTGGCGGGAGCCGGTGCGCTTCTACCAGTACTACGCGCCGGCCAGTCCTTACCCGGAGGTGTTCGTGAACACGGTGGACACGCTGGACGTGGCAGTGGAGGTCATGGAGTTCTATCAGGCGTTCTACAAGTGGCAGTGGACGGCAGAGCAGTACCGGGCCGCGCGGGTGGATCTGGGGCGCCTGGCGGGCGCGGGGGCCGCGGAGCGGTTCAACCTGCGGGTCACGCACCTGCCGGCGCGGGACTACCTGCACTGA
- a CDS encoding glucose-1-phosphate adenylyltransferase family protein, with product MARFSSRSLSSLPAGRGTRVEGRKVLVLILAGGKGERLGVLTQERAKPALTFGGTYRLIDFALSNCMHSGLPDVWVLEEYQLHTLNDHLTNGRPWDLDRTYGGLEVLPPSPDTLTGALEDAGNADALHANRHLIRSYGPDVVVVLSADHVYTLDYAEVIRHHLKVGADVTMVTTDLPAGEDASRFGNVQVTKGGRVKRFAYKPDEPLGGPITTEVFVYDAQSLLRTLDDLRAKTRAGQGLGDFGHALIPAFVKAKSAHAYALDGYWLDVGLPGAYFRAHQDLLAGRSVRLDTPEWPVLSSSIPRMPARIAQGARVEDSLVSYGCHVQGRVIRSVLSPGVTVEAGAVVEDAVILRDATIRAGAHVRRAIVDEEAVIAARVDGGPDGVAVIGARAHIAAPVKGDTQVEPGRRWRKGSRERTPEE from the coding sequence ATGGCACGGTTCTCCTCCCGCAGTCTCAGCAGCCTGCCCGCCGGGCGCGGCACCCGCGTGGAGGGCCGCAAGGTCCTCGTCCTGATCCTCGCCGGGGGAAAGGGCGAGCGGCTGGGCGTCCTGACGCAGGAGCGCGCCAAGCCCGCCCTGACCTTCGGCGGCACGTACCGCCTGATCGACTTCGCGCTGAGCAACTGCATGCACAGCGGCCTGCCCGACGTGTGGGTACTGGAGGAATACCAGCTGCACACCCTGAACGACCACCTGACGAACGGCCGCCCCTGGGACCTGGACCGCACGTACGGCGGGCTGGAGGTGCTGCCCCCCAGCCCCGACACCCTGACCGGAGCGCTGGAGGACGCCGGGAACGCGGACGCCCTGCACGCCAACCGGCACCTGATCCGCTCGTACGGGCCGGACGTGGTGGTGGTGCTGTCCGCCGACCACGTGTACACCCTGGATTACGCCGAGGTGATCCGCCACCACCTGAAGGTCGGCGCGGACGTCACGATGGTCACCACCGACCTGCCCGCCGGGGAGGACGCCAGCCGCTTCGGGAACGTGCAGGTCACGAAGGGCGGCCGCGTGAAACGCTTCGCGTACAAACCGGACGAGCCGCTGGGCGGCCCCATCACCACCGAGGTCTTCGTGTACGACGCCCAGTCGCTGCTGCGCACCCTGGACGACCTGCGCGCCAAGACACGCGCCGGGCAGGGCCTGGGGGACTTCGGGCACGCGCTGATCCCCGCCTTCGTGAAGGCGAAGTCGGCGCACGCGTACGCCCTGGATGGCTACTGGCTGGACGTGGGCCTGCCCGGCGCGTACTTCCGCGCGCACCAGGACCTGCTCGCGGGCCGCTCGGTGCGTCTGGACACCCCCGAGTGGCCGGTCCTGAGCAGCAGCATTCCGCGCATGCCCGCTCGGATCGCGCAGGGCGCGCGAGTGGAGGACAGCCTCGTGTCGTACGGCTGTCACGTGCAGGGCCGCGTGATCCGCTCGGTCCTGTCCCCCGGCGTGACCGTGGAGGCCGGGGCGGTCGTCGAGGACGCCGTGATCCTGCGCGACGCGACCATCCGCGCCGGAGCGCACGTGCGCCGCGCCATCGTGGACGAGGAAGCGGTCATCGCCGCCCGCGTGGACGGCGGCCCGGACGGCGTGGCCGTGATCGGCGCGCGCGCCCATATCGCCGCGCCCGTGAAGGGAGACACGCAGGTCGAACCGGGCCGCCGCTGGCGCAAAGGCTCCCGCGAACGCACGCCGGAGGAATAG
- a CDS encoding DUF402 domain-containing protein, producing the protein MATPAHPVKVERHDVPGRQHYTNTGVRRVHTYHRTPQGLYVARTFAGHPRIRHWQAHLLPELNLVACRYDFHGRREHDYYLDVASITEQGGVWEVRDLYLDLIVHDGLMAEIVDTDELLASRAAGFIGEAEALRAVQVAHDTLSGLAHARYSLNDWLATRGVRLHWHEWSTLSH; encoded by the coding sequence ATGGCGACTCCCGCGCACCCGGTCAAGGTGGAACGGCACGACGTGCCGGGGAGACAGCATTACACGAACACCGGGGTGCGCCGCGTGCACACCTACCACCGCACCCCGCAGGGCCTGTACGTCGCGCGGACCTTCGCAGGGCACCCCCGCATCCGGCACTGGCAGGCGCACCTGCTGCCCGAACTGAACCTCGTGGCGTGCCGCTACGACTTCCACGGGCGGCGTGAGCACGACTACTACCTGGACGTGGCCTCCATCACCGAGCAGGGCGGCGTGTGGGAGGTCCGTGACCTGTACCTCGACCTGATCGTGCACGACGGCCTGATGGCCGAGATCGTGGACACGGACGAACTGCTCGCCTCCCGCGCTGCCGGGTTCATCGGTGAGGCGGAGGCGCTGCGGGCGGTGCAGGTCGCGCACGACACGCTGTCCGGGCTGGCCCACGCGCGCTACAGCCTGAACGACTGGCTGGCCACGCGCGGCGTGCGGCTGCACTGGCACGAGTGGAGCACCCTGAGCCACTGA
- the topA gene encoding type I DNA topoisomerase — MPRSSAHTLVIVESPAKARTIEKYLGKGYTVESSIGHIRDLPKSAADIPEKYKGKAWARLGLDVENDFQPLYVVSPDKKAHVAKLRKLAQDADEIILATDDDREGESIAWHLFQELKPKVPVRRMVFHEITKEAIQAAIAAPRQIDTNLVEAQEARRALDRLYGYEVSPVLWKKVAPKLSAGRVQSVATRMLVQRERERMRFVSATWWDLLVTAKTADGQSFPARLTDVAGQKLALGRDFDPLTGRLKDGVVARLLTEAEARALADGLAGQPLTVTSAEEKPFTQRPYPPFITSTLQQEGSRKLGFAATRTMRAAQRLYEQGYITYMRTDSTNLSEEAVKAARSQVAQMYGANYLSPQPRVYTKKAKNAQEAHEAIRPAGSSFRTPDSLKTELSGDEWRLYDLIWKRTVACQMADARGRGLRVRLGGRAKGGEEVALSASGRTIDFPGFLRAYVEGSDDPSAALEDRETPLPPLTEGQRVTADGAKPEGHETQPPARFTEASLVQSLEAAGIGRPSTYASILGTIQDRGYATKKGQALIPSWTAFATSALLEHHFGTLVDYDFTAKMEEDLDEIAGGRESRVPYLKRFYLGDHGQGMALKPTIEQQMGEIDARGIATIRVPKLEGSGVEVRVGRYGPYMERGEQKANLPEDLAPDELTTEKAEEILARPSGDRPLGTDPDTGLPVVARAGRYGPYVTLGDTNPPARSASLFPGDDLGTLSLERALQLLTLPRLVGSSEGEEVWAFNGKYGPYLKRGNDSRSLATHEQLFTVTLPEAEALFAQPRFRARSAAAGPLRTFEFQGRADIQLKDGRFGPYLTDGERNATLRKGETPENLTAERALEILEERGKEPKKKPGKAATTKKADSKTGARATAPAGTKKSAASKATTKKPAAKKPTAKAAPAKTTFTWADLQPHLGVLSDPERRLVTATRGEGRKVEDVAPELGLDVKKAKGMALQASKKLNQAARGE; from the coding sequence ATGCCCAGATCCTCTGCCCACACGCTGGTTATCGTCGAGTCGCCTGCCAAGGCCCGCACCATCGAGAAGTACCTCGGAAAGGGGTACACGGTGGAGTCGTCCATCGGGCACATCCGCGACCTGCCGAAAAGTGCGGCGGATATCCCCGAGAAGTACAAGGGCAAGGCCTGGGCGCGCCTGGGCCTGGACGTCGAGAATGACTTCCAGCCGCTGTACGTGGTCTCCCCGGACAAGAAGGCGCACGTGGCGAAGCTGCGCAAGCTGGCGCAGGACGCGGACGAGATCATCCTCGCGACCGACGATGACCGCGAGGGGGAGAGCATCGCGTGGCACCTGTTCCAGGAGCTGAAGCCGAAGGTGCCGGTGCGCCGCATGGTGTTCCACGAGATCACGAAGGAAGCCATCCAGGCGGCGATTGCCGCGCCACGCCAGATTGACACGAACCTCGTGGAGGCGCAGGAGGCCCGCCGGGCGCTGGACCGCCTGTACGGGTACGAGGTCAGCCCGGTGCTGTGGAAGAAGGTCGCGCCGAAACTGTCGGCGGGGCGGGTGCAGTCGGTGGCGACGCGCATGCTGGTGCAGCGTGAACGCGAGCGGATGCGCTTTGTCAGCGCGACGTGGTGGGACCTGCTAGTGACGGCGAAAACGGCCGACGGGCAGAGCTTCCCGGCCCGCCTGACGGATGTGGCGGGGCAGAAGCTGGCGCTGGGCCGTGATTTCGATCCGCTGACCGGCCGGTTGAAGGACGGCGTGGTGGCCCGCCTGCTGACCGAGGCCGAGGCGCGCGCCCTGGCCGACGGTCTGGCCGGACAGCCGCTGACGGTCACGAGCGCGGAGGAGAAACCCTTTACGCAGCGGCCCTACCCGCCGTTCATCACGTCCACCCTCCAGCAGGAGGGCAGCCGCAAGCTGGGCTTCGCCGCGACCCGCACGATGCGCGCCGCTCAGCGCCTGTACGAGCAGGGCTACATCACCTATATGCGCACGGACTCCACGAACCTCTCCGAGGAGGCCGTGAAGGCGGCCCGGTCGCAGGTGGCGCAGATGTACGGCGCGAACTACCTGTCCCCGCAGCCGCGCGTGTACACGAAGAAGGCGAAGAACGCGCAGGAGGCCCACGAGGCGATCCGCCCCGCCGGGAGCAGCTTCCGCACGCCCGACAGCCTGAAGACCGAACTGTCCGGCGACGAGTGGCGTCTGTACGACCTGATCTGGAAGCGCACGGTGGCCTGCCAGATGGCCGACGCGCGTGGCCGCGGACTGCGCGTCCGCCTGGGCGGCAGAGCCAAGGGTGGGGAGGAGGTGGCCCTGAGTGCGTCGGGCCGCACCATCGACTTCCCCGGGTTCCTGCGCGCGTACGTGGAGGGCAGCGATGATCCTAGCGCGGCGCTGGAGGACCGCGAGACGCCCCTGCCCCCCCTGACCGAGGGGCAGCGCGTGACGGCGGACGGCGCGAAACCCGAGGGGCACGAGACCCAGCCGCCCGCCCGCTTCACGGAGGCCAGTCTGGTCCAGTCGCTGGAAGCGGCCGGGATCGGGCGCCCCAGCACGTACGCGAGCATCCTGGGCACCATCCAGGACCGTGGGTACGCCACGAAGAAGGGGCAGGCACTGATTCCGTCCTGGACGGCGTTCGCCACGAGCGCGCTGCTGGAGCACCACTTCGGAACGCTGGTGGACTACGACTTCACCGCGAAGATGGAAGAGGATCTCGACGAGATCGCCGGGGGCCGCGAGAGCCGCGTGCCGTACCTCAAGCGCTTCTACCTGGGGGATCACGGGCAGGGCATGGCGCTGAAACCCACCATCGAGCAGCAAATGGGCGAGATTGACGCGCGCGGCATCGCCACCATCCGCGTGCCGAAACTGGAGGGCAGCGGCGTGGAAGTCCGCGTGGGCCGCTACGGGCCGTACATGGAACGCGGCGAGCAGAAAGCGAACCTTCCCGAGGACCTCGCGCCGGATGAACTGACGACTGAGAAGGCCGAGGAGATCCTCGCGCGGCCCAGCGGCGACCGCCCCCTAGGCACCGACCCGGACACCGGCCTGCCCGTCGTGGCGCGCGCCGGACGTTACGGGCCGTACGTGACGCTGGGGGACACGAACCCGCCCGCTCGCAGCGCCAGCCTCTTCCCCGGCGACGACCTGGGCACCCTGAGCCTGGAGCGCGCCCTGCAACTCCTGACCCTGCCCCGACTGGTGGGCAGCAGCGAGGGCGAGGAAGTCTGGGCGTTCAACGGCAAGTACGGCCCGTACCTGAAACGCGGGAATGACAGCCGTAGCCTCGCCACGCACGAACAGCTGTTCACCGTGACGCTGCCCGAAGCGGAGGCGCTGTTCGCGCAGCCACGCTTCCGGGCCCGCTCGGCCGCCGCCGGGCCGCTGCGCACCTTCGAGTTCCAGGGCCGGGCCGACATCCAGCTCAAGGACGGGCGCTTCGGCCCATACCTGACCGACGGTGAGCGCAACGCCACTCTGCGTAAGGGTGAGACGCCGGAAAACCTGACGGCCGAACGTGCCCTGGAAATCCTGGAGGAACGCGGCAAGGAACCCAAGAAGAAGCCCGGCAAGGCGGCCACCACGAAGAAAGCCGACAGCAAGACAGGCGCCAGGGCCACCGCACCGGCCGGGACGAAGAAGTCAGCGGCCAGCAAGGCGACCACCAAGAAGCCAGCGGCGAAGAAGCCCACCGCGAAGGCCGCGCCCGCCAAGACCACCTTCACCTGGGCGGACCTGCAACCCCACCTGGGCGTCCTGAGCGACCCGGAGCGCCGCCTCGTGACCGCCACGCGCGGCGAGGGCCGCAAGGTCGAGGACGTCGCCCCGGAACTCGGTCTAGACGTCAAGAAGGCCAAGGGCATGGCGTTGCAGGCCAGCAAGAAACTGAATCAGGCCGCGCGCGGCGAGTAA
- a CDS encoding GNAT family N-acetyltransferase — MLRLQATPTPDTDALLARAMFPDPARIRAALHRARTNPDWQLHTWEMDGQTVCAVGLTVQDRAGTVEHIGTHPDHAHQGHARALLHALMDTLDLHILTADTDEDAADFYRRSGFHVHEIPSPWDRRRYRCTLRRED, encoded by the coding sequence ATGCTGCGCTTGCAAGCCACCCCCACCCCTGACACGGACGCCCTGCTGGCCCGCGCCATGTTCCCCGACCCGGCGCGCATCCGGGCTGCCCTGCACCGCGCCCGCACCAACCCCGACTGGCAGCTGCACACCTGGGAGATGGACGGGCAGACCGTCTGCGCTGTCGGCCTCACCGTCCAGGACCGGGCCGGCACCGTCGAACACATCGGCACGCATCCCGACCACGCCCATCAGGGTCATGCCCGCGCCCTGCTGCACGCGCTGATGGACACCCTGGACCTGCACATCCTGACCGCCGACACCGACGAGGACGCCGCCGACTTCTACCGCCGCAGCGGCTTCCACGTACACGAAATCCCCAGTCCCTGGGACCGACGCCGCTACAGATGCACCCTCAGGCGGGAGGACTGA
- a CDS encoding SRPBCC family protein — protein MSESINIKQTIVVRARPDVLYRLALEPKRRAKWDPNLASADYEGEGSRLANNALVRFKFTRRLLGLAFTAKYGQLQAPQRGGWESVRHVGPLEKLTQGWVFKPMPGGTEVTLTVNGRVRYKWVRMPVERVLHNMVATTLLELQRTVDAQGAQLMEDMGRELAEKQKADQKAAKEVAKAAKRKK, from the coding sequence ATGTCGGAGTCCATCAATATCAAGCAGACGATCGTGGTCCGTGCCCGCCCGGACGTCCTGTACCGCCTCGCGCTGGAGCCGAAACGCCGCGCGAAATGGGATCCGAATCTCGCGTCCGCCGACTACGAGGGCGAGGGCAGCCGCCTGGCCAACAACGCTCTGGTGCGCTTCAAGTTCACGCGCCGCCTGCTGGGACTGGCCTTCACCGCGAAGTACGGTCAGCTTCAGGCCCCGCAGCGCGGCGGGTGGGAGAGTGTGCGGCACGTGGGACCGCTGGAGAAGCTCACGCAGGGGTGGGTGTTCAAACCCATGCCCGGCGGGACCGAGGTGACCCTCACCGTGAACGGCCGCGTGCGCTACAAATGGGTGCGCATGCCCGTGGAACGCGTTCTGCACAACATGGTCGCCACGACCCTGCTGGAGTTGCAACGCACGGTGGACGCCCAGGGCGCGCAGCTCATGGAGGACATGGGCCGCGAACTGGCCGAGAAGCAGAAGGCTGACCAGAAGGCCGCGAAGGAAGTCGCGAAGGCCGCCAAACGCAAGAAGTAA
- a CDS encoding MFS transporter, with amino-acid sequence MTSPDASSPLSPPDGWRTFLWLWGSQALSVIGSAVAGFAFNIYLTQTRFPLAEQKPQLAAALSLTALAWALTATLLAPLAGVWTDRHDRRRIMLACDASGVALTLGTLLLVGSAATPLWALVALTALMGAVSTFHGSAFDASYTSLVPRERLPRANGMMQTVWSLAGLVGPAAAALLIGVPALLRQSGTGPAWLSGLRDGVPFAYAVDAVTFLVAVLILSRLKVPSPVRREGAARGSLLADMRFGWVFIGQRRPLLALLLTFAAANLCTSNLGVLEPLIAKFGLQGDWATRGGTLQGTLATLAIVQSVGGVLGGVLISTWGGLKRQRVLGVLVPMIVSGLAFAAFGAAGTVLGAAAALLVMGLTFPAMNAHSQSIWQSQVPPELQGRVFSVRRLIAQFTSPASSALAGILAARYAPGAVAVAAGLTLAAVAALQLLNPALRRVEDPALSAHAPTGAD; translated from the coding sequence ATGACGTCCCCGGATGCCTCCTCTCCCCTGTCGCCGCCGGATGGGTGGCGGACGTTCCTATGGCTGTGGGGCTCGCAGGCGCTGAGTGTGATCGGGTCGGCGGTGGCGGGGTTCGCGTTCAACATCTACCTGACGCAGACGCGCTTTCCGCTGGCGGAACAGAAACCGCAGCTGGCGGCGGCGCTGTCGCTGACCGCCCTGGCGTGGGCGCTGACGGCGACGCTGCTGGCCCCGCTGGCGGGCGTGTGGACGGACCGGCACGACCGGCGGCGGATCATGCTGGCGTGCGACGCCTCTGGCGTGGCCCTGACACTGGGGACCCTGCTGCTGGTGGGCTCGGCGGCGACGCCGCTGTGGGCGCTGGTGGCCCTGACCGCGCTGATGGGCGCGGTGTCCACCTTCCACGGGTCGGCATTCGACGCGAGTTACACGAGTCTGGTGCCGCGCGAGCGGCTGCCCCGAGCGAACGGGATGATGCAGACGGTGTGGAGCCTGGCGGGGCTGGTGGGCCCGGCGGCGGCGGCGCTGCTGATCGGCGTGCCCGCCCTGCTGCGCCAGAGCGGGACTGGTCCGGCGTGGCTCTCGGGCCTGCGAGACGGGGTGCCGTTCGCGTACGCGGTAGACGCGGTGACGTTCCTGGTGGCGGTCCTGATCCTGTCGCGCCTGAAGGTGCCGTCCCCGGTGCGGCGTGAGGGAGCGGCGCGGGGCAGCCTGCTGGCGGACATGCGCTTCGGGTGGGTGTTCATCGGGCAGCGGCGGCCCCTGCTGGCCCTGCTGCTGACGTTCGCCGCCGCGAACCTGTGCACCAGCAACCTGGGCGTCCTGGAGCCACTGATCGCGAAATTCGGCCTTCAGGGTGACTGGGCCACGCGGGGCGGGACGCTCCAGGGGACGCTGGCGACCCTGGCCATCGTGCAGAGCGTCGGCGGCGTGCTGGGCGGCGTGCTGATCAGCACCTGGGGCGGCCTGAAGCGCCAGCGGGTACTGGGCGTGCTGGTGCCCATGATCGTGTCGGGGCTGGCGTTCGCGGCGTTCGGCGCGGCGGGCACCGTGCTGGGCGCGGCGGCGGCCCTGCTCGTCATGGGCCTGACCTTCCCGGCCATGAACGCGCACTCGCAGAGCATCTGGCAGTCACAGGTGCCGCCCGAGTTGCAGGGCCGGGTGTTCAGCGTCCGCCGCCTGATCGCGCAGTTCACGTCCCCGGCCAGCAGCGCCCTGGCTGGCATCCTGGCCGCGCGGTACGCGCCGGGCGCCGTGGCAGTCGCGGCGGGCCTGACCCTGGCGGCCGTGGCGGCCCTGCAACTCCTGAACCCGGCCCTGCGGCGCGTAGAGGACCCGGCGCTGTCCGCACACGCGCCCACCGGGGCGGACTGA